GCCGCTATTCCAGCGCTTTTTCCGACTGGTACCTGCTGCCGATGGCGGCGGCCATCTGGTCCTGCCCGACCGGACAGATGCTCGATATGCCGCTCGCCACCTTTATCCGCTTCTGTCAGAACCATGGGTTGCTGCAGGTGTTTGACCGGCCAATGTGGCGGACCGTGAAGGGCGGTGGCCGCGACTACGTGCGGAAAATCGCTGCCCGGCTGGCTGCCAATGAGGCCGATGTCCGGCTCGCCTGTCCGGTCAGCGCCGTCAGTCGGGAGGGCGGTTGGCTGAAGGTGACGCATGCGGCCGGCTGCGATCATTTCGATCATGTGGTGATGGCCTGTCACAGCGATCAGGCCAAGGCCATCCTTGGCTTTACGGCCACCGATGAGCAGCGCGAGGTGCTCTCGGCGATTCGCTATCAGCCCAATCGTGCCGTACTGCACACGGATCGCGCCCTGTTGCCGCGTGACGAAAAGCTCTGGTCGGCCTGGAATTACTTTTCCGGCAATGGTGAACCCGGCGAGCAGCCGGTTGGCGTTTCATACCTGATCAACAAACTACAGCCGCTGCCTTTCAATACGCCAGTTGTCGTGACGCTGAATCCCGCCCGCGAACCGGATCCGGCCAAGGTTTTGGCTGAATTTGATTACGCTCACCCGATTTTCGACGGCCCGGCTATCGCCGCCCAACAGCGCCTGGCCGATGTGCAGGGTGAAAACGGCATCTGGCTAGCCGGTGCATGGGGCAGTTACGGTTTCCACGAGGATGGCCTCAAGTCTGCGCTGCGTGTCGTCAATGGCATGGGAATTAGTGCGCCCTGGCAGGAGCAGCCGGTGCTGGCCTGTCCCGTCATGGAAACAGCCTGAGCCAGCCATGAACCGCCCGCAGCTTTTCCTCGGCCATGTCATGCACCGGCGCCTCCGGCCGGCCGTCAATGCCTTTGTCTATCCGGTCTTCTACATGCAGTTGCCGGTCCGCAATTTGCTGGCCGCCAACTGTGCCATTTTCTCGGTGGACCGCGGCAACCTGCTCAGCTTCCACCAGAAAGATCACGGCCCTCGCGATGGCAGTCCCCTGTTGCCATGGATTCAGGCGCAACTGCGCCAGCGAGGCTTGCCGGACGATGGCGAGATTACCCTGCAATGCTTCCCGCGGCTCTGCGGTTTCGTCTTCAATCCGGTCAGTTTCTGGTACTGCCACAACGCGGATGGGGCCTTGATTGCCGTACTGGCCGAGGTCAACAACACCTTCGGCGGACACCACAGTTACCAGCTGCACAACCCCGATGCGTCACCCCTCAGTGATGGACAGGAGCTGAAGGCGGCCAAGGAATTCCACGTCTCGCCATTCAACGAGATCGAAGGTGGCTACCGTTTCCGCTTTCATCTTGCCCGTCCGGTGCCGTTGGCCCGCATCGACTACGACGACGCCGACGGCGAACTTCTGCTGACCTCCATCTCAGGGAAGCCAAGGGCATGGTCTACCAAGGCCTTGCTCGGAGCCGTCCTGAAAATGCCTTTCCTGACTGCCGGCGTGATCTTCCGCATTCACTGGCAAGCCTTGAAGCTGTGGCTGAAAGGGGTGCCCTTCCGGGGTGCCCATGTTCCTCAACCCCTCCGGGAATCGACAAAATGAACAATGCGATGATTTTTCAGGGCAGCGATAGTCTGGCCCGCGACACTCGACTGGTTTTCGGCCTGCTAGAAAAGCTGCACGGCGGCCTCCTTGAAATTCGCCTGCCGGGCGGTGCCAGCGTCCTGTTCGGGGATGGCGAACACGGGGTCACCATGCAGGTCCATGACGAGGCGATGTTCAGCCAGGTGCTGGCCCGTGGCGACATCGGCCTGGCCGAAGCCTACCTGGATGGACAGTGGGATTCGCCGGATATTACGGGCCTCCTCCGGTTGCTGGCGGCCAATCGCGAGCCGATCAAGAAGGCGGTTTACGGATCGTGGCGCAGCCTGCTTGCGGCTCGCGTGCGGCACTGGATGAACAGTAACAGCCGTAGTGGCAGCAAGCGCAACATCATGGCCCATTACGATCTGGGCAATGCTTTCTACAAATTGTGGCTCGATCCCAGCATGAGCTATTCGTCGGCCGTCTATCGGGACGTAGACGACGGCTCTCTGGAGTCTGGCCAGCACGCCAAATATCGCCGTATTCTCAACTGCCTGAAGGCCTCGCCCGGTCAGCGGGTTCTCGAAATTGGCTGCGGCTGGGGCGGCTTTGCCGAAATGGCCGGGCAGGAAGGCTTGCAGACGACCGGGGTGACCCTGTCACCGGCTCAACTCGTCTGGGCGCAGATGCGTGTACCGCAGGCTGATCTGCGCTTGCAGGACTACCGCGATATTGACGAGCAGTTCGACCACGTCGTTTCCATCGAAATGTTCGAAGCGGTCGGTGAGCGCTGGTGGCCGACCTATTTCAAGACAGTGGCCAAGTCCCTCAAGCCGGAGGGGCGGGCGGTTATCCAGAGCATCACCATTCGCGATGACATCTTCCCGGAATACCGGCGCAGCACCGACTTCATCCAACAGTACATTTTCCCCGGCGGCATGCTGCCGTCGCGCGCCGCTTTCCGCAGCGCGGCGGCCAAGCAGGGGCTGATCGTGCGCAACGAATATGCCTTTGGCCACGACTACGCCAGAACGCTGGCTGAATGGCGGCAAGCCTTTGAGGCCAACTGGCCGGAAATCCGCAAGCTCGGTTTTGACGAGCCCTTCCGCCGTCTCTGGCGGATGTATCTGTGTTACTGCGAGGCCGGCTTCCTGGCCGGAAATATCGATGTCGTCCAGTTTGAACTCAGCCACGCTTAAGCGCCGCCGACTTCTGCTGGCGATGGGGGCAGCCCCGTTCGCCGCATTTGCCAGCAGCGACCCGACAGCCGGCCTGAAACGCTGGGGCAATGGCGAGTTTCGTCGCTTCGGCTTTCTCGTCTACGAAGCCACGCTGTGGGCTGGTGATGATCCCCAGCGGCCGCCCCTTGCCTTGCGTCTTGACTACAAGCGCAACATAGCCGGGTTCGCCATTGTCGAGGCCAGCGTCAAGGAAATGCGGGCGCTGGGTGCCGACGAGGCCAGCCTCAAGCGCTGGGGAGAGGCGATGGCCCGGCTCTTTCCCGACGTCAAGCCGGGGGACTGCATCGTCGGTCAATACGAGCCGGAGGTAGCGCGGTTCTATTTCAATGACCGGCTGCTTGGGCGTGTCGAAGATCCAGGATTTGCCCGGGCCTTCTTTGGCATCTGGCTGGATGCGAGGACGAGTGCGCCGGAATTGCGGGCGGCATTGTTGAGGCGGGGTGTGTGATGGGTTTTGTTGCTTTCCCTGTTGGGGTAGCCTTCTTCATTGCCTGCCTTTTTCTTGGCGAAGCGAGAAGAATGTGCGCCCGCCCGCAAGGCGGAATCCCAAGCCCATTCAGCCTGCGCTGTCTCAATCGCCAACCGAGCAGTTTTCGGGCGCAGCCATGACGAACGGCCGTATCCTCGCCTACGGGCTGCTCGGCCTCCCGCTGGCTTTCGCCGCCCTGCCGATCTACGTGCACGTTCCCCGTTACTACGCCGAAGCCGCCGGCATGGAATTAGCCCTGCTCGGCGTTATTCTGCTTGGTGCCCGCCTGCTTGATGCCGGCATAGATCCTTGGCTGGGCTGGCTGGCCGACCGTGTCTCACGCCCGCGCATGGTGGCCATCGCCTTGCTGCCATTTGCCATTGGCTTCGTTGCGCTGCTCAACCCGCCGGATGCCGACGCTGCTGCGTGGCTACTTGGTTCGCTGGCGCTGACCTATCTCGGTTTCTCGGCCGCCAGTGTCGCCTACCAGGCGTGGGTGGCGGACATTGGTCTGGATTCTCTCCTTCGAACCCGGCTGACCGCAGCAAGGGAGGGCTTTGGCCTGCTCGGCGTTGTACTCGCTGCAGCGCTGCCAACGCTATTGGCGACAAACCTGAGCGACGGTATCGCCCGCTTGAGTTGGGTGCTGCCGCCCTTGTTGCTGATTGCCGCGGTGATTACCTTCAGTCGTGTCGGTATCGGTCAGCCTGTGCTGGCCGCCAATCAACCCCTGTGGCTCAGTCTGCGCGGCGTTTTTGCCGATACGGCCTTTCGCCGCTTGCTGATGGTATTCATCGCCAACGGTATCGCTGCTGCCCTGCCGGCTACCTTGTTCCTGTTTTTCGTGGCCGATGTGCTGCAGGCCGAGGCAGCCAGCGGACCGTTGCTGGCCCTGTATTTCGTCGCCGGGGCAGCGTCGCTGCCGCTCTGGGTGATGCTTTCGGCAAGGTATGGCCGGGTCTTTTCGTGGTTGCTGGCGATGGGCGTGGCGATGGTCGCCTTTGCCGGTGCCAGCCTGCTTGGTAGCGGCGATGTCTGGCTGTTTGCGGCCATCTGCGTCGCCTCCGGTCTGGCGCTGGGGGCTGATCTCGCACTGCCGGCAGCCATTGCGGCCGATCTCGGCGAACGTCAGGGGCAGGCCGGGGCTTGCTTCGGCGTCTGGAATTTTGTTGCCAAGCTCAACCTGGCGCTTGCCGCCGGGCTTTCACTACCGCTGCTCGGTGCGCTTGGCTATGTGCCGGGTGGTAGCGCCGGCTTGCCCGCCCTGACCTTCGCCTATGCGCTGTTGCCGCTCGCCTTCAAGGCGCTCGCTGCTGCCTTGCTCTGGCGCTGGCGCCATTCTCTGGAGATCTGATCATGAAACTTTTGCTGGCTGCTGCGTTGACGTTGGGACTCTCCGGCTGTGCCTCGACCGGGGTTGAACAATACCGGGCCGAACAGCCCGTTCTCGACCTGAAGACCTACCTGAACGGGACACTCGATGCCTGGGGAATTTTCCAGGGGCGCTCCGGCGAAGTGAAGAAGCGTTTCCACGTTGTCATCGACGCGCGATGGACAGGGAATACCGGTGTGCTCGATGAAAACTTCAAGTGGTCCGATGGCACGACCTCGCGCCGGGTGTGGACGTTGACCCGACAGGCTGACGGCAGCTTCCGTGGCCGGGCTGACGATGTGGTCGGCGAGGCGATTGGCGAGGTTTCCGGCAATGCGCTGCGCTGGCGTTACGTGCTGGCCTTGCCGGTAGATGGCAAGGTCTACAACGTCGACTTCGACGACTGGATGTTCCTGATGGACGACAAGGTGATGATCAACCGCTCGTATATGTCGAAATTGGGCTTCAATCTGGGCGAAGTGACGCTGACCTTCGTCAAGCGATGAACCCGACAATCACCGACTGGCGGGGTAAGCGGGTCTGGCTGGTTGGTGCCTCGAGCGGTATCGGGGCCGCCATCGCCCACGAACTGGCCGGGCGCGGCGCGCAGCTGGCGCTATCGGCGCGCCGCCTGGACAAGCTGGCCGGCCTCGGTATTGCCGATGCCTTGCTGCTGCCCTGCGATGCGACCGATCTCGCCAGTCTGACCGAAGCGCGGCGGGCCGTGCTGGAAGTCTGGGGGGGCGTCGATCTGGTGGTCTATCTGGCCGGCGATTACGTCCCGATGCGGGCCGATGATTTTGATCTGGCTCTCGCCGAGCATGTCCTTGCCGTCAATTTCAACGGGGCCATGCGTCTCGCCGCAACGGTGCTTCCCGACCTCAAGGCAGGTGGCGGCATTGCCTTCGTCGCCAGTGTCGCCGGCTATCGTGGCCTCCCCAAGGCGTTGTGTTACGGGCCGGGCAAGGCAGCGCTGATTCATTTTGCTGAAGTGCTGCATCTCGATCTGCATCCCAAAGGCATTGGTGTCTGGGTGATCAACCCCGGTTTTGTGGCGACGCCACTGACGGCAAAAAATGACTTTCAGATGCCGGCCTTGCTGACCCCCGAACAGGCAGCGATTGCTGCGGTCGAAGGGTTTGAGTCAGGAAGTTTTGAAATCCATTTTCCGAAGCGATTTACCCGCCTCATGAAGCTCTTCGCGGTTCTCCCCTACCGCTGGTATTTTCCCCTGATTCGCCGTTTTACCGGAGGCTGACATGACCCTCGACGAATTGATCGTCTTCTACAACGAGTTTTCGCCGGCCAGCGTCGCGCGCTTTCCCGAGTTCTACAGCGACAATGCTTATTTCAAGGACCCGTTCAACGAGGTACGCGGTCTGCCAGCCATTCAGCGGATATTCACCCATATGTTCGGCCAGGTTGCCGAGCCGCGTTTTGTCGTGACCGAAAAGATCGCTGATGAAAACGGTGCAATGCTGGTCTGGGAGTTCTATTACCGGGTTCGCCTGTGGGGGAAGGGCGAGGCGCAGGTCATGCGCGGGGTTTCGCACCTCCGGTTCGATGCCGAGGGCAAGGTGAATTACCACCGCGACTATTGGGATGCCGCCGAAGAACTGTACATGAAGCTGCCGGCTATCGGATCCCTGATGCGGGGCTTGCGGCGCATGCTGACGGCTTGATTTTCAGCGACCGCCAATGGAAAAGGCCCGCATTTCTGCGGGCCTTCTTGTTTCAGCGCGGGGCTGAATAATTACTTGCTGGACTTCTTGACAGCCTTGGTCGTGGCGCTGGTAGCGGCAGCAACGTTGGACTGGGCCATGTCGGTCACTTGCTTGGCGGTCTTGCGCATGTTGTCGAAAGCAGAGTTGGCGGCAGCGATGGCGCTCTGGACAGCAGCGACAGCGACGTCAGAACCGGCCGGGGCAGACTTGGCAGCCTTTTCGAGCATGGCAGCAACGTTCTTCTGGAAGTCGCCGAACTGGGCTTCAACCATCTTGGCCAGTTGTTCCTGGGTTTCGGTCGAGATTTCGTAGACCGACTTGGAGTAGGCAACAGCCTTGTCAACGTTCGGCTGGGCCAGCGAAGCCTGGATCTTCAGGGCTTCCTGCGGGTCCTTGGCAGCCATCAGGGCCTTGGCGCTGGAGGCGGAATCTTCGAGGACCGAGCGGGCGGTATCGAGGTTCAGGGTGGCGATGCGCTCGGCAGAAGCCAGGGCGGTGTTGGCAACGGACAGCAGGGAATCGACAGCAGCCTTGTTGGCGGCGGCGAATTGCTCGGGATTGATAGACATCGAAGGCTCCTTGATTAAGAAATAAATTTAGTGCGACGGAGTGATTGTAGCAGTGTTTTTACCAAAATGCTGCACTGCAGCAATATATTTTATGATCTACTTCAATCGGTTAGCTGGGTTATTCATAATCACCCGTTTATGTATATGCACATATTCAAGCGCTGTCGAAGTCGATATGTGACCCGCGAAACAGCCGAAAACGTTTCAGCCATCATCATTTCAGCGAGTTCTTGCAGGCCTGTTTCAGGGGCGAGAAAAACTGCCGGGTAGGAGTGATCCAAGGCATTTTTGTTGTTGCATTTACAACAAAACAGACTGCCGGGCATGATTCGCATGCCCCGGTTTTGTGCCTGCTGCCTGCCGGCCGGGATGTATTCCGGTGGGTGATAGAATCCGCCCGTCTCAGCGCAAGCAATTCTTTCTGATCGGACCTCATGCATTTCGACATCATCGTCATTGGCGCCGGCGCGGCCGGCATGATGTGTGCGGCCCAGGCCGGGGCGCGTGGTCGGCGCGTCCTGCTCATTGATCACGCCGACACACTCGGCGAGCGCATCCGCATCTCCGGGGGCGGGCGCTGCAATTTCACCAATCGCACGGTGAGTGCCGACAATTACCTGTCACAGAACCCGCATTTCTGCCGCTCGGCCCTGGCCCGTTTCACGCAGTTCGATTTCATCGCCATGATGGAAAAGCGGCGAATCGCCTATCACGAGCGTGAACATGGTCAGTTGTTCTGCGACGAATCGGCCCAACAGATCATCGACATGCTGCGCGATGCCGGTGATGACGTTGGTGTCCAGTGGGCTTTTCCCTGCGCCGTGCATAACATTGCGCCGCATCCGGGTGAGGCGGTGAAGCGCTATACCGTCGATACCGACAACGGCCGCTTTTCCTGCCAGTCGCTGGTGGTAGCCACTGGCGGCCTGGCCATCCCTAAAATTGGGGCCAGCCCCTTCGGTTACCGTTTGGCCGAACAATTCGGCATCCCTGTCATCCCGCCCAAGCCGGCCCTGGTGCCACTGGCGCTGGCACCCGAGGTGCTCGAACCGATGAAGCCACTGGCCGGGGCCACCCTCGATGCCGTCGCCCGGTTTGCTACAGCGCAGTTCCGCGAAAATGTATTGATCACCCACCGTGGCCTCTCCGGCCCGGCCATCCTGCAGATTTCCAGCTACTGGCAAATGCAGGAATACCGGAGCGGGAAAAAGCAGCCGGTGGAAATCGACCTGCTGCCCGGTCTCGATGCCGCTGCCTGGCTGGAAGAGCACCGGCAGGGCAGGGTCCATCTGCCTAACCTGCTGGCCGAGCATCTTCCCCGGCGTTTCGCCCACGAATGGTGCGCCCTGCTCGGTGGTGAAAAGCTGGTTTCCCGGCCGATCGGTGAACTTGGCCGGCGCGACCTTGAGCTGATCGCCTCACGGCTCAATGCCTGGCCGCTCATGCCGGCCGGTACGCTCGGTTTCGCCAAGGCCGAAGTGACGCTGGGAGGCGTGTCGACCGATGCCTTGTCATCGAAGACGATGGAAGCGAAGGCAATGGCGGGCCTGTACTTCATTGGCGAAGTGGTCGACGTCACCGGGTGGCTGGGCGGCTACAACTTTCAGTGGGCCTGGTCGTCGGGTTGGGTCGCAGGGCAGTTTGCCTGAGCGTTGAGCAGGTCGATCCGAGCGACGCCTGGTCGCTTGTCCGCTTTTTCCACTCAGTTCAGTCTTGCAAAGCATGCAGGCGCGAGCCGACGGCAGGTCTCAGTATTGGTTTTCCAGTGCTTTGTAAAAGTCGATAAATTCGATATAGAAAAAATACATATTGCGTATTTTGTCATTTTTGGAATAGCATCGATCATGTTCGAAGAGTCGGCCAAATTTGATGACGATGCCCATCGAAGCTCCCCCTGCTAGTGCTGCTCATCTGGCCAGCTTGTGGCGCATTGCCTGCGTCTTCATTTTTGCCATCGGGGTGCAACTATCCTTGCAGCTTTATGAAAGCTACGTGCGGATTGATGCCCTCGAACGAGCCGAGTTAGCCAATAGAGTCAGGGTCATCGGTGACAATCTCGGCGACAGAATTGATGCCATCCACAAGACACTGGGCGATCTTCGGGAAATCTCCGGGCCTGGTTCACGGGGTTTGGATAGTCCGACTGCATCACGGTATCTTGAGGTACTTGGGAAAGCGTTGGCCGGGGTCCGTACCCTGACGGTTCTCGATGCTCACGGCGTGGTTATTGCCAGTAACCGGAAAGAGCTGATCGGTGCTGATTTTTCCGAGCGGGAGTATTTCATCGTTGCCCGTCAGGGGCTTGACCCCGCCAAACTATACGTCTCCCGGCCATTCAAGACCTCATTGGGGGTCTTTGCGATCAACATGCTCCGGGTGCGCTTGGATGCCAAGGGGGAGTTTTCCGGGATTGTTTCCGTAACCCTGGATCCCAAATACTTTCGAACACTCCTTGAATCGGTTCGCTATCAGCCGGATATGTGGACGGCGCTAGGGCACGGTGACGGCGTTCAATTCATGTTGTCACCGGATCGTGAAGGCATGTCCGGAATGGACCTGGCCAGACCTGGTTCTTTATTCAGCCGACATATGGCCAGTGGCCAAAGCGAAACGGTAATGACGGGTACCGCGCTGGCGACGGGCGAAAATCGCATCGTGGCCCAGCGCACGGTGAGGCCGGAATCGGTGCCGATGGACAAGCCGCTGGTGGTTGCTGCGAGCCGCGATCTTTCTTTGGTCTTCAGTCAGTGGCGCGGCGATCTATACCTGCAATGCGGCCTGTTTTCGCTATTCGCCCTGTCGATGCTTGGCGGACTCTGGTTCTATCAGCGTCGTCAGGCGGCTTACTACGAACTGTTGGCAATCCGGAAGCAGGACATGGAGCGAGCCGATGCGGCGCTCAAAGAAGCACAGTCGATCGGCAGGTTCGGCAGTTATGTTCTGGATGTCGCTGCCGGTCGGTGGACCAGTTCAGCCGTGCTTGATCGGTTATTTGGTATCGACGACGCCTATGAGCGCAGCGTCAAAGGTTGGGAGGCGCTGGTGCATCCCGATGATCGGCAGATGATGTCGAGCTACTTTCAGAACGACGTACTTCAGCAACGTCAGGAGTTCGTCCGCGAGTACCGGATCGTTCGTCCGTCGGACGGGGCCGAGCGCTGGATGCTGGGAATTGGACGGCTCGAGTACGGTGCGGATCACGCACCAGTCTTCATGAAGGGGACAATTCAGGACATTACCGACAAGAAACTGACGGAAATCGCCTTGCGAAAACTGTCGCTGGTGGTCGAGCAAAGTCCGGAGTCGGTAATGATCACCGATCTCGATGGCCGCATTGAGTATGTCAATGATTCCTTTGTCGAGGCGAGTGGCTACGCCAGAGAGGAAGTCATCGGTAAAACGCCGCGTTTCCTGCAGTCTGGATTGACCCCCCAGTCCACCTATAACGCGCTTTGGGCAACCGTGAAAAGCGGTCGGATTTGGGCGGGAGAGTTCATCAACAGACGAAAAAATGGCGAGTTGTATTACGAGCACGTGCTCATCTCGGCGATCCAGCAGGAAAACGGTTCCGTTACCAACTATGTCGCGGTGAAGCAGGACATCACCGAGATCAAACGGATGGCTGAAGAACTGGATCAGCATCGCCAGCATCTTGAGGAGCTGGTCGCCAAGCGTACACACGAACTGGAAATCACCAAGGAGGCAGCCGAATCGGCGAGCCGCGCGAAAAGTACGTTCCTGGCCAATATGAGCCATGAGATTCGCACGCCGATGAACGCGATTATCGGGCTGACGCACATGCTGCGGCGGAAAATGACGCTGCCGGAGAACCTCGATAAGCTCAACAAGATTTCAGGCGCGGCTGACCATCTCCTTGGGGTCATCAACGATATTCTGGATATTTCCAAGATTGAGGCCGACAAGCTGGTGCTTGAACAAGGCACGTTCAATCTGTATCAACTGCTCAATCGTGTTTCGTCGATGGTCATTGACCGCGTTCATGCCAAGGGGCTCGAGCTGATTATCGATGCCAGTCCGGATCTGGGGATGGTGCTCGGCGATGAAACCCGCCTGGGACAGTCACTCATCAACTATCTCGGCAACGCCATCAAGTTTACCGAGCGTGGCTCGATCATTTTGCGGGCGAAGATAATCAACGAAAGCCCGGAGGCGTTGACCGTCCGTTTTGAGGTTCAGGATACCGGGATAGGTATTCCAGCCGATCACCTGCCCCGCCTTTTTACCGCTTTTGAGCAGGGTGACTCGTCACGAACCCGGCAATATGGCGGCACCGGGCTTGGTTTGGCTATTACCCGGCGGCTGGCAAAACTGATGGGTGGGGAAGTGGGTGCTGAGAGCACGCAGGGCAGTGGCAGCCTGTTCTGGATGTCGTCGAAACTGGGGCGGCTTCCCGGCGAAAAATCGAACTTTGTCATACCGGTCTTGAGTGGCTATCGGGCCTTGGTCGTCGACGATAATCCATTGACCCTTCTGGTCCAGAGCCAGTTATTGCGGAAGGTCGGGCTGGAGTGCGATGGCGCATCTTCCGGCGCGGCTGCCTTGGCCGCCATCCGCTCAGCGGATGATGCCGGTCAGCCTTATGGTCTGGTGACGATAGATTTGAACATGCCTGACATGAATGGCTTCGAAACCTTGTCAAATCTGCGATCGCTCGCCCTGCAGCATGCGCCGATGGCGGTGCTGATCACCGCCAGTGGTGATGCCGGCATTATTGAAGATGCGCATCTGGCCGGTTTTGCGGATGTCCTGATCAAGCCGCTTTCAATGACCGTCCTGCAGACGTGCCTGACCCAGCATCTGGACGAGATTGCGCCAAATCATCAGCGTGTCGTGGTGCTTCCGGCAGAGGTGCCTTTGGCCGATGGTGCGCTGAATGCCCTGCGAACCCGATTTGGCGATGCCCGGATTCTCATTGTCGAAGATGAGCCGATTAATCAGGAAGTGATCAGGATGTATTTTGAAGAAGTGGGCTGGCATATCGATGTAGCCAATGATGGCAGCGAGGCACTTGGCCTTTGCTCGACCAACGACTACGACCTGATCCTGATGGACATGCAGATGCCGGTCATGGATGGACTTGAAGCAACTCGGCAAATACGTAAGCTCCCGAAGGGGGCAGAGGTTCCCATTGTGGCGATGACCGCCAATGTCTTTACGGAAGACCGGAGGAATTGTCTGGAGGCAGGCATGAACGATTTCATCACCAAGCCAGTATCACCCGAGCTGTTATATGAAACCTTGTTGATGTGGTTGGAAAAGACGTCGAACCTTTAGCCATCTGGCAATGTCATCGAAAAACCAGGGATCAGGTTCAAGTTGGACTCTGTCGATCTAGCAACAGATAGTCGGGTCC
The DNA window shown above is from Dechloromonas sp. HYN0024 and carries:
- a CDS encoding MFS transporter, with the protein product MTNGRILAYGLLGLPLAFAALPIYVHVPRYYAEAAGMELALLGVILLGARLLDAGIDPWLGWLADRVSRPRMVAIALLPFAIGFVALLNPPDADAAAWLLGSLALTYLGFSAASVAYQAWVADIGLDSLLRTRLTAAREGFGLLGVVLAAALPTLLATNLSDGIARLSWVLPPLLLIAAVITFSRVGIGQPVLAANQPLWLSLRGVFADTAFRRLLMVFIANGIAAALPATLFLFFVADVLQAEAASGPLLALYFVAGAASLPLWVMLSARYGRVFSWLLAMGVAMVAFAGASLLGSGDVWLFAAICVASGLALGADLALPAAIAADLGERQGQAGACFGVWNFVAKLNLALAAGLSLPLLGALGYVPGGSAGLPALTFAYALLPLAFKALAAALLWRWRHSLEI
- a CDS encoding phasin family protein, yielding MSINPEQFAAANKAAVDSLLSVANTALASAERIATLNLDTARSVLEDSASSAKALMAAKDPQEALKIQASLAQPNVDKAVAYSKSVYEISTETQEQLAKMVEAQFGDFQKNVAAMLEKAAKSAPAGSDVAVAAVQSAIAAANSAFDNMRKTAKQVTDMAQSNVAAATSATTKAVKKSSK
- a CDS encoding DUF3833 domain-containing protein produces the protein MKLLLAAALTLGLSGCASTGVEQYRAEQPVLDLKTYLNGTLDAWGIFQGRSGEVKKRFHVVIDARWTGNTGVLDENFKWSDGTTSRRVWTLTRQADGSFRGRADDVVGEAIGEVSGNALRWRYVLALPVDGKVYNVDFDDWMFLMDDKVMINRSYMSKLGFNLGEVTLTFVKR
- a CDS encoding chalcone isomerase family protein, with the translated sequence MSSSLNSATLKRRRLLLAMGAAPFAAFASSDPTAGLKRWGNGEFRRFGFLVYEATLWAGDDPQRPPLALRLDYKRNIAGFAIVEASVKEMRALGADEASLKRWGEAMARLFPDVKPGDCIVGQYEPEVARFYFNDRLLGRVEDPGFARAFFGIWLDARTSAPELRAALLRRGV
- a CDS encoding DUF1365 domain-containing protein, which gives rise to MNRPQLFLGHVMHRRLRPAVNAFVYPVFYMQLPVRNLLAANCAIFSVDRGNLLSFHQKDHGPRDGSPLLPWIQAQLRQRGLPDDGEITLQCFPRLCGFVFNPVSFWYCHNADGALIAVLAEVNNTFGGHHSYQLHNPDASPLSDGQELKAAKEFHVSPFNEIEGGYRFRFHLARPVPLARIDYDDADGELLLTSISGKPRAWSTKALLGAVLKMPFLTAGVIFRIHWQALKLWLKGVPFRGAHVPQPLRESTK
- a CDS encoding NAD(P)/FAD-dependent oxidoreductase, with the translated sequence MTARKRIAVVGAGISGLSCAWLLSRDHEVTLFEAGSYLGGHTNTVDVTLEGKTHPVDTGFLVFNEKTYPNLIAMFDLLGVDSVETEMSFAVSLENPDLEWAGSNLATVFGQKRNLLRRPFWAMLSDILRFNRESMGWLASHPDNQRSLRDFLEAGRYSSAFSDWYLLPMAAAIWSCPTGQMLDMPLATFIRFCQNHGLLQVFDRPMWRTVKGGGRDYVRKIAARLAANEADVRLACPVSAVSREGGWLKVTHAAGCDHFDHVVMACHSDQAKAILGFTATDEQREVLSAIRYQPNRAVLHTDRALLPRDEKLWSAWNYFSGNGEPGEQPVGVSYLINKLQPLPFNTPVVVTLNPAREPDPAKVLAEFDYAHPIFDGPAIAAQQRLADVQGENGIWLAGAWGSYGFHEDGLKSALRVVNGMGISAPWQEQPVLACPVMETA
- a CDS encoding cyclopropane-fatty-acyl-phospholipid synthase family protein, with protein sequence MNNAMIFQGSDSLARDTRLVFGLLEKLHGGLLEIRLPGGASVLFGDGEHGVTMQVHDEAMFSQVLARGDIGLAEAYLDGQWDSPDITGLLRLLAANREPIKKAVYGSWRSLLAARVRHWMNSNSRSGSKRNIMAHYDLGNAFYKLWLDPSMSYSSAVYRDVDDGSLESGQHAKYRRILNCLKASPGQRVLEIGCGWGGFAEMAGQEGLQTTGVTLSPAQLVWAQMRVPQADLRLQDYRDIDEQFDHVVSIEMFEAVGERWWPTYFKTVAKSLKPEGRAVIQSITIRDDIFPEYRRSTDFIQQYIFPGGMLPSRAAFRSAAAKQGLIVRNEYAFGHDYARTLAEWRQAFEANWPEIRKLGFDEPFRRLWRMYLCYCEAGFLAGNIDVVQFELSHA
- a CDS encoding NAD(P)/FAD-dependent oxidoreductase, whose protein sequence is MHFDIIVIGAGAAGMMCAAQAGARGRRVLLIDHADTLGERIRISGGGRCNFTNRTVSADNYLSQNPHFCRSALARFTQFDFIAMMEKRRIAYHEREHGQLFCDESAQQIIDMLRDAGDDVGVQWAFPCAVHNIAPHPGEAVKRYTVDTDNGRFSCQSLVVATGGLAIPKIGASPFGYRLAEQFGIPVIPPKPALVPLALAPEVLEPMKPLAGATLDAVARFATAQFRENVLITHRGLSGPAILQISSYWQMQEYRSGKKQPVEIDLLPGLDAAAWLEEHRQGRVHLPNLLAEHLPRRFAHEWCALLGGEKLVSRPIGELGRRDLELIASRLNAWPLMPAGTLGFAKAEVTLGGVSTDALSSKTMEAKAMAGLYFIGEVVDVTGWLGGYNFQWAWSSGWVAGQFA
- a CDS encoding SDR family oxidoreductase; its protein translation is MNPTITDWRGKRVWLVGASSGIGAAIAHELAGRGAQLALSARRLDKLAGLGIADALLLPCDATDLASLTEARRAVLEVWGGVDLVVYLAGDYVPMRADDFDLALAEHVLAVNFNGAMRLAATVLPDLKAGGGIAFVASVAGYRGLPKALCYGPGKAALIHFAEVLHLDLHPKGIGVWVINPGFVATPLTAKNDFQMPALLTPEQAAIAAVEGFESGSFEIHFPKRFTRLMKLFAVLPYRWYFPLIRRFTGG
- a CDS encoding nuclear transport factor 2 family protein, giving the protein MTLDELIVFYNEFSPASVARFPEFYSDNAYFKDPFNEVRGLPAIQRIFTHMFGQVAEPRFVVTEKIADENGAMLVWEFYYRVRLWGKGEAQVMRGVSHLRFDAEGKVNYHRDYWDAAEELYMKLPAIGSLMRGLRRMLTA